One Baekduia alba genomic window, GCTGATCCAGAGGCCGTCGAGCACGTCGAGGGGCACCGCGCGCCGCGCCCCCTCGACGTCGCCGGCGGCCCAGCGCGCGTGCACCGCGGCCAACTCCTCGGACCGCCCGAGCCATCCGTGGAAGTTCTTGTAGGTGCGAAGGGCAGAGGAAGAGCTTGACGACCAGCTCCACTTCCGCGTGCGGGCGCCCGGCCACCGCGAGCTCGTCACGCACGTCTTCCTGGCCGGCGATCCGTACCTGGGCTCCGACGTCGTCTTCGGCGTGAAGGACTCGCTGATCCGCGAGCTGGAGCGGCCCGGCGCGGGCGCACCGGCGCGCCTGCGCTTCGACAAGGTGCTCGACCCGTCCTGACGGCGACGCGCTCGAGCACGTACGCGCGCAATACCTAGTTAGGTGACAGGGTTTGTGGTATTTATTGCGCCATGGCTGCTGACGAGGTGCCGGCGTGTTGCCGGTCGCGATCCTCGACCCGCGTGAGCGCGCGGGGCGCGAGGGCCTGATCGAGGACCTGACCCGGCGCGACCGGCGCGTCGACGTGACACTGGTCCTCGACGACGGGGTCCGGGCCGAGGCCTGCCTCGAGCCCGACGAGCTCGTCTGGCTGGGCCTGCGGCGTGGCGACATCGTCGGCGTGCGCCCGCTGTCGGCGCTGCCGTGCTGCGACGCGCCGGCGCTGCTGCTCAGCGCCTGAAGCGCGCGTCGTCCTTCTGGGCGAGGTTCGCGATGCGCTTGGGCAGCTGCTGGTTGGCGATGTGCGCGAGCGTGACGCCCTCGAGCACGCTGCGGACGTTGGCGCGCAGCGCGATCCACACGTCCTGCAGCGGCTCGGCGGCGCCGTGGTAGTCGAGGTTCTCGGGCGCCTCGCCGCGGACGTCGGCCAGCGGACCCTCCATCGCGCGCAGGATGTCGGCGACCGAGATCTCCGACGCCGGCCGCGCGAGCCGGTGGCCGCCGTCGCGCCCGCGCTGCGTGCTGACGAGGTTGGCCACCCGCATGTCGTTAAAGATCTTCTTGAGGAAGAAGACCGGGATGTCCTGGGCCCGCGCGACGGCGTCCGCGGACAGCGCGACGTCACCCGCGTTGGCGAGCTCGACGGCCGCGCGGACCGCGTACTCGGCCTTGGCAGAAATGCGCACGCGCGCATTCTGGACCATCGCCCGGCATCAGGACGCCACCGCGGCTCGGCGCCGGCGCGGCCAGCGGCTGGCCGGCCGCTTCTGCAGGACGCCGTCGACGAGGACGTCGACGTGCTCGTCGAAGAACGCGAGCCGGTCGCGCAGCGCCTCCTGCGCCGGCAGCGGCGACGGGTAGCTCCACACGACGTCGTCGGGCAGCTCGGGCGCGTCGCGGACCGACCAGTACCCGGCGGTGCCCTTGTACGGGCAGGCGGTGCGGAGGTTCGTCGGCTCCAGCCGCTCGCGGTCGACGTCCTCGGGCGGGAGGTAGTGGCGCGTCGGCAGTCCGGTCTCGAACACGACGACGGGGGCGCGCGTCTCGGCGAGCAGCACGCCGTCGGACTCGATCCGCACGTGGCGGCTGCTGGGCAGCGCGTCGACGCGTACGTGCGGATCGCGCGGGTGGACGAAGACCTCCTCGTCCTCCTCGTACCAGCGGTCGAAGCCGCTGCCCAGGAAGCGCCCGAACGTGAGGTGCCCGCCCAGCGCCGGGAGCGCCTTCGCGGTCCAACGCGCGTCGGGGTGGACGTCGTCGACCGGGAACGCGTAGACCGGGACGCTCTCGCCCGGCGCCCACGTGAGGATCGCCCGGCGGCTGTCGACGAGCGTGGCGTCGTCGCGGACGCCGCGCACCCAGCGCCGGCTCGGCTCGGCGCGCCACCCGTCGGCGCCCGTCATGGGCGCCCGGCGCGGCGTCGGCGCCAGCGGCTCGCCGTCGACCTCGACGTCGACGTGCTCGGCGAAGAACGCGATCCGGCCGGCGATCGCGCCGACCTCGGGCAGCGGCTCCTCGTAGCTCGACGCGACGGGGCCGGGAAGGTCGTCGGCGATCCCGCCGGCGAGGTCCCAATACGACGCCCAGCCCTTGTACGGGCAGCCGGTGCGCAGGTCCGAGCGCGCCAGCGAGGTGAGGTCGACGTCGTCGCGGTGGAGGTAGAAGCGCGGCGGCTGGGTGCCCTCGAAGGCGATGACGGGCCGGTCGCTGACGGCGAGCTCGCGGCCGCGGAGGCTGACCCGGACGTGGCGCGAGCTGGGCAGCGCGTCGACGCGGTGGGCGTGGCGGGGGCCGACGAACCCCTCGACGTCCTCCTCGTACCACTGGTCGAAGGCGTCCCAGGCCAGGCCGACGTGCTCGGGGAGGGCGCCGCCGCGGTAGCGCCACGCGGCGGCCGCGACCACGACGTCGCCGGCGTGCAGGTCGAAGTACTCCGTCGCGCCCGCGTGGGCGGCGCCGGCGTGCTCGCCCGCGCTCGGCCTCAGCGCTCCGGGGGCGACGTCCGCGAGCGGGACGGCGTACAGCCCGGCGGCCTTGCCGTCCTCGCCGACGACGCGCGCGCGGCGCGTGTCGACGACGAGCCGGCCGTCCTTGTAGGCGCGGATCCACCGCGACGTCGGGGCGGCCGTGACACGGTCCTCCACCAAAAGAAGACTATTACGACCGTTCGAGTCCATATTTCGATGATACCGCCGCCGTCGACAACCCCAGCCGGTCGCGCAGCGTCGTGTCCGGCGCGTAGTCGGCGCGGAACGCGCCGCGCTCCTGGAGCAGCGGGATCACCTGGTCGGCCAGCTCGTCGAGCCCGCCGGGCGTGATGTGCGGGACGAGGATGAAGCCGTCGCTGGCGTCGCTCTGGACGTAGTCGTCGATCGCGTCGGCGACGGTCTGCGGCGAGCCGACGAAGGAGTGGCGCGCCCGCGTCTTGACCATCACGTCGCGCAGCGAGAGCTTCTCGGTCGCAGCCAGCGCGCGCAGCTGCGCGACGGTCTCGTGGCGCTGGCCGGCGAACGCGCGCGCCGGGATCGATCCGGGGGCGATCGTGATCTCGCCTTCGACCGGCTCGACGTCGGGCAGCGGGCCGTCGGGGTCGTAGGCGGACAGGTCGCGGTTCCACAGCTGCTCGGCGAACACGATCGCGGTGGCGGCGGAGACCTGTTGGCGGCGCACGACCGCGGCGCGCTCCTGGGCCTCGGCGTCGGTGTCGCCGAGCACGAACGTCGCGCCCGGGAGCACGAGCAGGTCGTCCGGCGCGCGTCCGTAGCGGGCCAGCCGGCGCTTGACGTCGGCGTAGAACGCCTGGCCGTCGTGCAGGCTGCCATGGCGGGTGAAGATGCCGTCGGCGTGCTGGGCGGCGAACTCGCGGCCGGCGTCGGAGTCGCCGGCCTGGAGGATGACCGGCCGCTTCTGGGGCAGGTCGTCGTCGGCCCAGGACCGGTCGGCGTGCTCGAGGACCGCGGTCGCGCGGGCGTAGCGGTCCTCGTAGGGCAGGTAGGCGCCGCGGCGGAAGTTGGCGCCGCTGACCGCGTCGGTGGAGGTCACGAGGTTCCACGCCGCACGGCCGCCGGAGAGGTGGTCGAGCGTCGCGAGCTGGCGGGCGATCTCGCGCGGCTCGTGGTAGGTCGTGGTCAGCGTGGCGGCGAGGCCGAGGTGCTCCGTGACGCCCGCGAGCGCGGCGAGCAGCGTCATCGCGTCGGGGCGCCCGACGACGTCGAGGTCGTGCACGTGGCCGGCGTGCTCGCGCAGGCTCAGGCCCTCGGCCAGGAAGAAGAAGTCGAGCTTGGCGCGCTCGGCGGTCTGCGCGAAGCGCCGGAACGAGGCGAAGTCGATGTGGCTGCCGGCGGCCGGGTCGCTCCACACGGTGGTGTTGTTGACGCCGGGGAAATGCGCGGCGAGGCGGATCTGCTTGGTCATGCCGCCGCCTTCGCGTAGCGGTTGGTCGCGGGCGGGAGGCCGAGGCGCTCGCGCAGCGAGGCGGCCGGCGCCGGAGGGGCGGAGCGCAGGGCGGCGAGCGCGGCGAGCGCGTCGACGTCGGCGCCGTGCAGCAGGACGCCGTCGAACCCGGCGTCACGCGCGGCGTCGACCGCGTCGAGCCCGGCGACCTCCAGGATCCGCAGGACGCCGTCGACCGCCGGCGCGCCGGGGTCCGGCGTCAGCCAGAGGTCGGCGCCGGCCGCCAGCGCGCGCTCGCGCACCGCGATGACCGGCTGGCCCTGCGGCGGGCGCGGCGTGATCGATGGGCCGCGCACGGCCAGGTGCTCGCCGACGTAGTTGATGTGATGGACTCGCTCGCGGTCGACGAAGCGGTCGGTCGTCGTGTCGCGGATCTCGGCGCCGTCCTCCCAGCTGTCCCAGAGCCGGCGCACGGCCTCGAGGTGCTCGCGGGCGTCGCTGACCAGGTTGCCCGGCACGTCCCAGGTCACCTGCGCGTCGGCGTCGTCACGCGAGGGCGCGACCTCGGCGACCCAGCCGGCGCGGCCGCCGCTGACGAAGTCGATGGTCGCGATCGCCGTCGAGACGTGGAACGGCTCGGTCGTGGTCGTCGACACGCCGGGCAGCAGCCCGACGCGGCGTGTCCGCGCGGCCAGGCGGGCGGCGACGAGCGTCGCGTCCAGCGGGTCGTCGGCGAGCGTCACGAAGTCCAGGCCGGCGTCGTCGGCGACGGCGGCGAGCCGCGGGTCGTCGAGCGCGGCGGCGAGCAGGAGCGGGGGAGAGGTCATCGCGTGTCCAAGTTCGGTTTGCCTACCGACATGCTAGGAAGTCCTCATGCTGCTCTCCGTGCTGGACCAGGCGCCGACCCGTCGCGGCGGCGCGCCGGGTCACGCGTTCCGCGACGCGCTCGCGCTCGCCGAGCACGCCGATCGCCTGGGCTTCCACCGCTTCTGGGTCGCCGAGCACCACGCGCTCGGCAGCGTCGCGATCTCGGCGCCCGAGGTCCTGATCGGGCAGGTCGGCACGCGCACCGAGCGCATCCGGATCGGCGCGGGCGGCATGCTGCTGCCCAACCACCGGCCGATCCACGTCGCCGAGCAGTTCCGCTGCCTCGAGGCGCTGCATCCCGGGCGCGTCGACCTGGGCGTCGGACGCTCAGAGGGCGCGCTGGACCCCGCGACGGTCGCGGCGTTCGCGCGGCCCGACGACAACGCGCACGGCGCCGGCTTCGAGGACCAGATCGACGAGCTCCTGGCCTTCGGCGGCGTGCGCGCCCTGCCCGCCGACCACCCGCTCGCGTCGGTGCGGGCCGCGCCGACCGACGTCCCGCTGCCGCCGGTGTTCCTGCTGGGGTCGAGCGTCAGCTCCGCCGCGACCGCCGCGCGCAAGGGGCTCGGCTACGGGTTCGCCGCGCACACCAACACGCAGGACGCCGCGACCGCGCTGCTGCGCTACCGCGAGACGTTCGTCCCCGCCCGCCCCGGCGACCGGCCGCACGCGATCCTCGCGCTGAAGGTGATGGTCGGCGTCGACGACGAGCACGCGCGCGCCCTCTCCGCGCCGAGCCACCTCAACCACGTGCAGGCGCGGCTGGGGTCGCGCCATCCGCTCGTCCCGGTCGACGAGGCCCTGGCGCACGCCTACTCCGACGCCGAGCGCGAGGTCGAGGCGCGCCACGTCGACACGCGCGCGGACGTCGCCGGCGGGCCGGAGGCCGTGCGCGCCGGCATCGAGGCGGCGGTTGCGGCATCGCAGGCCGACGAGGTGATCGCGATCACCAACACCTATGACCCGGTGGAGCGCCGCGCGTCCTTCGCACGGCTGGCGGGCGTGTTCGACCTCCCGGCCGCCGCCGCGCTCAGCGTCTGAGGCGCGCGTCCTCGGCCGCGGCGAGGCGGGCGATGCGGCGCGGCAGCCTTCCGCGCTGGACGTCGGCGAGCGTCACGCCCTCCAGCACGTCGCGGACGTTGGCCCGCAATGCGATCCAGACGTCCTGCAGCGACTCGGCGACGTCGCGGTAGGCGATGTCCTCGGGCGCGTGCCCGTGCACGTCGGCCAGCGGCCCCTCGACGGCGCGCAGGACGTCGGCGACGGTGATCGCCGTCGCCGCCCGGCTCAGCCGGTAGCCGCCCTCGCGCCCGCGGTGCGTCGTCACCAGCCCGCTGAGGCGCAGGTCGGCGAAGATCTTCTGGAGGAACGCGACCGGGATGCCCTGGCGCCGGCCGACGGCGTCCGCCGACAGCGGCTCGTCGGCGGTGGCGAGCTCGAGCATCGCCCGAACCGCGTAGTCGGCCTTCGCGGAGATGCGCACGGGCGCATTCTGCTCGATCCCCAGCCAGCAGCGAACGTGATGGCTGCCATAAATAGGTCTAATCGGACCAAGTAACTCAAGATTAGCTACCGTGTCCGGCCTCGTGATCGACGTCGACGCGCTCACCAAGACCTTCTCCCGGCGCGGGCATGACCACACCGTGCTCGACGGCGTGTCGCTGCACGTCGGGGCCGGGCAGATCGCCGGCGTGATCGGCCCCAGCGGCGCCGGCAAGTCGACCCTCGCGCGCTGCGTCAACCTGCTGGAGCGCCCGACGGCCGGGACGGTGACGGTGGACGGCGTCGAGCTGTCCGCCTTGGCCGAGCGGCGCCTGCAGGCCGCGCGCCGGCGCATCGGGACGATCTTCCAGGCCGCCAGCCTGCTGAGCTCGCGGACCGTGAGCGGGAACGTCGCGCTGCCGCTGGAGCTGGCCGGCGTCGGCCGCCGGGAGCGCCGCGCGCGCGTCGCCGAGCTGGTCGAGCGCGTCGGGCTGACCAGCCATGACGACGCCTATCCCGCCCAGCTCTCCGGCGGTCAGCGCCAGCGGGTCGGGATCGCCCGCGCGCTGGCGCTCGGCCCCGCCGTCCTGCTCTCCGACGAGGCGACCTCCGGCCTGGACCCCGACACGACGCGCACGATCCTCGCGCTGCTGCGCGAGCTGCGCGACGACCTCGGGTTGACCATCATGTTGATCACCCACGAGATGGACGTGGTGCGCGACGTCTGCGACCACGTCACGCTGCTGCGCGACGGTCGCGTGGCCGAGTCGGGCACGATCGCCGAGCTGGTCGCCGACCCGTCCTCCGACCTCGGGCGCGCGCTCGTGCCCGACCGGCCGCACGTCGCGCCGGCGTCCGGGCGGGTCGCCTGGCGGATCAGCTACGTCAGCCGCGCGATCGACCCCGGCTGGCTGGCCGCGCTCCAGGACGAGCTGCAGGCGCCGGTCGACCTGCTCGGCGGCGCGATCGAGTCCGTCGAGGGTGCGGCCGCCGGCCATCTGATCGTCGGCGTCCCCGCGGGCCGGGACGACCTGCCGGAGCTGCTCGCGCCGCGCGGCCTGCACGCCGCGCCGGTCACGGCCGTCCCCGTCGTGGAGGCGGTCGCGTGAGCGCCCTGATCGTCGCGACCGACACCGCCTGGGGCGACATGTGGCCGCTGCTGTGGCCGGCGCTGCAGGACACGCTCAAGATGGTGCTGATCTCCACGGCGTTCATCGCGCTGCTCGGGACCCCGCTCGGCGTGCTGCTGCACGTCAGCTCGCCGCGCGGGCTCAAGCCGCTGCGCTCGGTCAGCGGGCTGCTGAGCACCGTCGTCGGCATCGGCCGCTCGGTGCCGTTCATCGTGCTGCTGGCCGCGATCATCCCGTTCACGCGGCTGGTCGTCGGGACGTCGCTGGGCACGAACGCCGTGATCGTCCCGCTGGTCGTCGCGCTCGTGCCTTTCTACGCGCGCGTGGTGCAGCAGACGCTGCGCGAGGTCCCTGGCGAGCTCGTCGAGATGGCGCGCGCCGCCGGCGGGTCACGCACCCAGACCGTCCTCAAGGTCCTGCTGCCCGAGGCGCTGCCGGGCCTCGTCGGCGGCCTCACGATCACGCTGGTGGCCGTCGTCGGCTTCAGCGCCATGGGCGGCGCCGTCGGCGGCGGCGGCCTGGGCGAGCTGGCCATCGACTACGGCTACAACCGCTTCGACGGCAACGTGATGCTCGCCACCGTCGTGCTGCTCGTCGTGGTCGTGCAGCTCTTCCAGCTCCTCGGCGACCTCGCGGTCCGCCGCCTCTCCCATCGTTAGCCCACCCACCGACCCCCTCGGAGCACTCCCCATGTCCAGGTCCAACACCCCCAAGTCCATCAGGTCGATCGCGGCGCTCGCCGTCGCCTTGCTGCTCGCCACGTTCGCGCTCGCCGCCTGTGGCAGCGACGACGACGACAGCAAGAGCAGCGGCGGCTCGGCGCAGACCGACCTCAGCAAGCCGCTCAAGATCGGCGCCAGCCCCGTCCCGCACGCCGAGATCCTCGACTACATCGCCAAGGACCTCGCCCCCAAGGCGGGCATCAAGCTCGACGTCGTCTCCTACGACGACTACATCCAGCCCAACGTCGCCCTCCAGGAGGGCAAGCTGGACGCCAACTACTTCCAGAACGTCCCCTACCTCGACCAGCAGGTCAAGGACAACCCGGACTACAAGGACCTCAAGCCGCTCGCGCCGGTCCACCTCGAGCCGCTGGGCGTCTACTCCAAGAAGGTCGAGGACGTCGGCGCGGTCAAGGACGGCGGGACCGTCACGCTGTCCAACGACCCGGCCAACGAGGCGCGCGGCCTCAAGCTGCTCCAGCAGGCGGGCCTGATCAAGCTCAAGGACGGCGCCGGCCTGGACGCCACGCCCAACGACATCGCCGACAACCCCAAGAACCTCAAGTTCAAGCCGATCGCCCCGGCCAACCTCCCGCGCACGCTCGACGACGCCGACCTCGCGGTCATCAACGGCAACTACGCGATCGAGGCCAAGCTGACCCCGGCCAAGGACGCGCTCGTCCTGGAGTCGACCAAGGACAACCCCTACGCCAACCTCCTGGTGGCCAAGGACTCCGAGGTCACCGACCCGCGCGTCGAGAAGCTCGAGGCGCTCCTGCACTCGCCCGAGGTCAAGAAGTTCATCGACGACAAGTACCGCGGGTCCGTGATCCCGGCCTTCTAGCGTGGGCGGCGGCCGGC contains:
- a CDS encoding methionine ABC transporter ATP-binding protein, which gives rise to MIDVDALTKTFSRRGHDHTVLDGVSLHVGAGQIAGVIGPSGAGKSTLARCVNLLERPTAGTVTVDGVELSALAERRLQAARRRIGTIFQAASLLSSRTVSGNVALPLELAGVGRRERRARVAELVERVGLTSHDDAYPAQLSGGQRQRVGIARALALGPAVLLSDEATSGLDPDTTRTILALLRELRDDLGLTIMLITHEMDVVRDVCDHVTLLRDGRVAESGTIAELVADPSSDLGRALVPDRPHVAPASGRVAWRISYVSRAIDPGWLAALQDELQAPVDLLGGAIESVEGAAAGHLIVGVPAGRDDLPELLAPRGLHAAPVTAVPVVEAVA
- a CDS encoding methionine ABC transporter permease, encoding MWPLLWPALQDTLKMVLISTAFIALLGTPLGVLLHVSSPRGLKPLRSVSGLLSTVVGIGRSVPFIVLLAAIIPFTRLVVGTSLGTNAVIVPLVVALVPFYARVVQQTLREVPGELVEMARAAGGSRTQTVLKVLLPEALPGLVGGLTITLVAVVGFSAMGGAVGGGGLGELAIDYGYNRFDGNVMLATVVLLVVVVQLFQLLGDLAVRRLSHR
- a CDS encoding LLM class flavin-dependent oxidoreductase gives rise to the protein MTSSRWPGARTRKWSWSSSSSSALRTYKNFHGWLGRSEELAAVHARWAAGDVEGARRAVPLDVLDGLWISGSPEACREQIARFLHPAVTAINLYVAPSPELVRDPSLLAGVLGALRPGG
- a CDS encoding LLM class flavin-dependent oxidoreductase, translating into MTSPPLLLAAALDDPRLAAVADDAGLDFVTLADDPLDATLVAARLAARTRRVGLLPGVSTTTTEPFHVSTAIATIDFVSGGRAGWVAEVAPSRDDADAQVTWDVPGNLVSDAREHLEAVRRLWDSWEDGAEIRDTTTDRFVDRERVHHINYVGEHLAVRGPSITPRPPQGQPVIAVRERALAAGADLWLTPDPGAPAVDGVLRILEVAGLDAVDAARDAGFDGVLLHGADVDALAALAALRSAPPAPAASLRERLGLPPATNRYAKAAA
- a CDS encoding RrF2 family transcriptional regulator gives rise to the protein MRISAKADYAVRAMLELATADEPLSADAVGRRQGIPVAFLQKIFADLRLSGLVTTHRGREGGYRLSRAATAITVADVLRAVEGPLADVHGHAPEDIAYRDVAESLQDVWIALRANVRDVLEGVTLADVQRGRLPRRIARLAAAEDARLRR
- a CDS encoding RrF2 family transcriptional regulator → MRISAKAEYAVRAAVELANAGDVALSADAVARAQDIPVFFLKKIFNDMRVANLVSTQRGRDGGHRLARPASEISVADILRAMEGPLADVRGEAPENLDYHGAAEPLQDVWIALRANVRSVLEGVTLAHIANQQLPKRIANLAQKDDARFRR
- a CDS encoding DUF427 domain-containing protein, coding for MEDRVTAAPTSRWIRAYKDGRLVVDTRRARVVGEDGKAAGLYAVPLADVAPGALRPSAGEHAGAAHAGATEYFDLHAGDVVVAAAAWRYRGGALPEHVGLAWDAFDQWYEEDVEGFVGPRHAHRVDALPSSRHVRVSLRGRELAVSDRPVIAFEGTQPPRFYLHRDDVDLTSLARSDLRTGCPYKGWASYWDLAGGIADDLPGPVASSYEEPLPEVGAIAGRIAFFAEHVDVEVDGEPLAPTPRRAPMTGADGWRAEPSRRWVRGVRDDATLVDSRRAILTWAPGESVPVYAFPVDDVHPDARWTAKALPALGGHLTFGRFLGSGFDRWYEEDEEVFVHPRDPHVRVDALPSSRHVRIESDGVLLAETRAPVVVFETGLPTRHYLPPEDVDRERLEPTNLRTACPYKGTAGYWSVRDAPELPDDVVWSYPSPLPAQEALRDRLAFFDEHVDVLVDGVLQKRPASRWPRRRRAAVAS
- a CDS encoding MsnO8 family LLM class oxidoreductase, with product MLLSVLDQAPTRRGGAPGHAFRDALALAEHADRLGFHRFWVAEHHALGSVAISAPEVLIGQVGTRTERIRIGAGGMLLPNHRPIHVAEQFRCLEALHPGRVDLGVGRSEGALDPATVAAFARPDDNAHGAGFEDQIDELLAFGGVRALPADHPLASVRAAPTDVPLPPVFLLGSSVSSAATAARKGLGYGFAAHTNTQDAATALLRYRETFVPARPGDRPHAILALKVMVGVDDEHARALSAPSHLNHVQARLGSRHPLVPVDEALAHAYSDAEREVEARHVDTRADVAGGPEAVRAGIEAAVAASQADEVIAITNTYDPVERRASFARLAGVFDLPAAAALSV
- a CDS encoding LLM class flavin-dependent oxidoreductase, with product MTKQIRLAAHFPGVNNTTVWSDPAAGSHIDFASFRRFAQTAERAKLDFFFLAEGLSLREHAGHVHDLDVVGRPDAMTLLAALAGVTEHLGLAATLTTTYHEPREIARQLATLDHLSGGRAAWNLVTSTDAVSGANFRRGAYLPYEDRYARATAVLEHADRSWADDDLPQKRPVILQAGDSDAGREFAAQHADGIFTRHGSLHDGQAFYADVKRRLARYGRAPDDLLVLPGATFVLGDTDAEAQERAAVVRRQQVSAATAIVFAEQLWNRDLSAYDPDGPLPDVEPVEGEITIAPGSIPARAFAGQRHETVAQLRALAATEKLSLRDVMVKTRARHSFVGSPQTVADAIDDYVQSDASDGFILVPHITPGGLDELADQVIPLLQERGAFRADYAPDTTLRDRLGLSTAAVSSKYGLERS
- a CDS encoding MetQ/NlpA family ABC transporter substrate-binding protein, with the translated sequence MSRSNTPKSIRSIAALAVALLLATFALAACGSDDDDSKSSGGSAQTDLSKPLKIGASPVPHAEILDYIAKDLAPKAGIKLDVVSYDDYIQPNVALQEGKLDANYFQNVPYLDQQVKDNPDYKDLKPLAPVHLEPLGVYSKKVEDVGAVKDGGTVTLSNDPANEARGLKLLQQAGLIKLKDGAGLDATPNDIADNPKNLKFKPIAPANLPRTLDDADLAVINGNYAIEAKLTPAKDALVLESTKDNPYANLLVAKDSEVTDPRVEKLEALLHSPEVKKFIDDKYRGSVIPAF